The Brachypodium distachyon strain Bd21 chromosome 4, Brachypodium_distachyon_v3.0, whole genome shotgun sequence nucleotide sequence TCAAGGAGGGATATTTCAGCATATTTTTGGGCGGGTAGGCTATATTCATCAATTGAAAAGAACAACATAAGAAATCAACTTGTGCTATAGCAACAACTGAAATTGACACTGGTTGATTTCCTCAAATGAACAGACAGCTTGACAGTGAATTATTTAGCTAATAGTCAGCCAAAAGTACCAACCATTCATTGTTTATTTCTTAAGTTAAGGATAAATACCACATACTTTTAGGTGAACCAACCACAATAAAATGTACTACTGTCAATTCACACActtgcagaaaaaaagaaaacagtacAAAACAATAGGTTAGCTCCATGCCTCCACCTATCTGTGCTATTTACAATTGCAGTGTGTCACTGTGACAGTGTGTAGAACTGTGGATAAACTAAGAACTGTGCAATGGATGAGTAAACATTGTCTTAAGTTCAACCAACGCAATTATAAGTTTCAGTTGGGCTAAGAAAACATTACCAGGTCATCATCCTCTTCAGTTTTGACCCCTTTCTGCTTAGTTTCACGCAACATCTTGTTCTCTTCCTCTAGCTGAGCACAACGCTGCTTAGCAAAAGCTAGGTCTGCTTTAACGGTCTTTAGTTCACGAAGTACAAGTTTTGCTTTAGCAGCCATAGCATTAGCAACCTGAAACAATTTGTATGGGTAAGAGAATGCATTGCACACACATAAGTTACAAATGACAATATCCATCTATATAAATTAGTGATGTCTAAATGGATAGTGAAGATCATGAAATGGCTTATTTGCAACCATATTGACAGCTATACCAAGAACTTAATGAAGTTAAGGTCAGTAGTTACTAATTTACTGCAATATATTTCAGCATAAAACACAAATTTACATATgttctatttattttctttagaGAGTTAGTGTCGTCATGCTGTTGCTGGCTTAAAATAATAAATGAAACTAGAAAAATGTAATTCTGGATCTCTAGATTTTAGACGGGAATATAAGCATCTTTAAGCAAGCCTTTGACATTTCAAAGGTCTAGTAGCTTTTCCATAAAGGACCTCATAAAGCCTATTCCTAATTGAGCCTATAATCGTATGGCACCTTACGTCGCGAGAAGCTTTTAATTGTGTCTCCTGGGTTGAAGCTTCGGCTTTATTCTGTGAGAAACTAGGAGGGGAAAATGTATTTGCAGCAGGGTTCTGCATATAAACACCGGAACCAGTAGGCTTCCTTCTAATTTGTATCTTCTTTGTTTCCTCGATGATGTTCGATGTCTTGTTGTCGACAATAGTGAGGCCTTCCTGTTAAACAAAGAGATTAAAACTAGTTTTTATCAGTGGAGAAGCCCAAATCGGATAGTCAAGTTCAGACATAGAAACTCTGTCATGTACCGAGAGCGGCAGAGACAATACAAAAAGGGGCACAATGAAGCTATTGCTAATAAGAGTAGTGTTGTGAAGTAAATAGAGTTGCATGATGCTGAAGAACATTACTTCCAAGGCATTTTTTATTCTTCCACCAAGCTGGTTGACAGAAGCAGCAAGTGCCTCAGACCTCTTCCGTGGTTCACTCCTTTCTGTCTTTTCATAGTCCTCGAATGACCAGCGAGACTGCGGAGCCTGAAATAGAGAAGCGACAAGTGTAAATAAATCACCTAAAGGACAAGCCATGGACAAGGAGTGTACTGACTGTAAACCATTCTCTTCCCCTTATGTAGCAATCATATCGAGCTCCGTATATACATTTTCCACCTCACCTGTGCTCCACCAAAAGAGTCGGACTTGCGAGGTGTTTGGCCTTTCCCGTAGTCTTCGAACTTATGAGCGACGCCATCCTCGTCGAGCATCCCCTTGGCCTTCCTCGCCAGGGCTCCCCACAACCCAAG carries:
- the LOC100832283 gene encoding uncharacterized protein LOC100832283, with amino-acid sequence MMAYRRKQQGAIAAADDRRSTPQPQAPAYNYTSMDSMREPKLGLWGALARKAKGMLDEDGVAHKFEDYGKGQTPRKSDSFGGAQAPQSRWSFEDYEKTERSEPRKRSEALAASVNQLGGRIKNALEEGLTIVDNKTSNIIEETKKIQIRRKPTGSGVYMQNPAANTFSPPSFSQNKAEASTQETQLKASRDVANAMAAKAKLVLRELKTVKADLAFAKQRCAQLEEENKMLRETKQKGVKTEEDDDLIRMQLETLLAEKSRLAQENSMYARENRFLREIVDFHQYTAHDVVSFGDDDTKDRKPEEDSNHSYSENMFPVVEAYLAQEEVSPVPSRSESPILRPMSPGSCNSVGNAPNSLGNALKPNESVPDKD